The window aagtttattcaatttagtcctttgTCCATTTTTACACCATAACTAATTGTACAACTATGTTATTTGCttctaatcttttattttggttgatatgaGTATGGAGAAACATTATTTTGGTGCGGATTGAAGACCCGGGAATGCCCGgatgtaattgtatttaattttgtacatatttcattgcttttagggttgtaatattttgtttattttttttgtatacaATTGTGCAATATGACATGAAACAAAAATGATTTTTTCCAAACAAATCACATTCAAAACgaatttaaaaagcttaaaagagttattaatggcctgattgtatttagaaatgctaagtaggaggctaGTGGGTTCACCGGACGATTTTGGGGGTGCTTAATATTTCCTTTCGAGGAGATATTAACCTTCCCCAAGCGTACCTAACTTCCCGAACCCACTTGCTTCCCGCAAGGAATCTCAGTAACATTCTCGGACCTAAAAtccgggtggcgactctttctccgacaccggccctgccgagctagTCGTTTTCTCTAGTGGACCTCGAGTCCAAACAGCACCGTAGTAGTCATGGCGGACCTCCCGCGGGTGAAAGCCTGTCGAGGTAGGCTTCGTCTACaatacccaacgcctgcccgcacacaccccagagtcatctctcttatggatcgtgtttgaacagagtcaaatcATCACAtttcataatccagaatcactaattaacatttctttgagtctgaggattacttatacctattaataccaatgagatgaacatgtgacataggataaatccatccattctgttatctcaagtcgggtccccaatcctaatgaactccttcactggatccacgtaactgtccaaatatctgcatatctgaagcttgtgagatcaactctctgtctcgacagaaaacattgttacatgcaagtctctacagtattatgtcaatccctattcaaaacatattagttgacttggggtggtttcaagtttattagtttattataatgttttgtctcacttcatttgtatgaacactttataatcactttaaataaacttagggatttccttttatttagacttatttagttcttaaaagtaattgccttcATATAGtttgaaaccatatcttattaaaacaaatgatataaagaacaattcatttacagctggtttatatcctagaacaattgactataggacactaaaccccaacagattGCTGCATCCAGAGTCAATAGACTATACGTTGTCCCGATCACCTCCAAGCGTATTGATATACGCCATTATCACCATCTCTTCTGATTCATCCAAATCTGCATAATTTGCTTGGCACTCATACTGAAAGTGTCCAAGCTTATGACACTTATAACACTCAACCGTATCTTTGCTCCAATTTAGGCGACCCCTGCCTCTACCTTGTCCCCGGCCTCCTATGAAAGCAGCTCTTCCTCTTCCAGCATAGCCCTCTTCATGAGTCACCTTCAAAGCATGTTcttctcctccatctcctttgAACTTTTGCTCATGAACGAGCAGAGAACTTTGCAAGGCATCCATAGAGAGCTGATCTACATCCTTGGCTTCCTCAATGGAACAAACAATGTAGTTCCATTTATCAGTAAGAGTTCTCAAAATCTTCTCCACGATCTTGACATCACTCACATCTTCCCTATAATTCCTCATGTCATTTGCAACCGTCATTACTCGGCCAAAGTAATCATTGATCGATTCACCCTGCTTCATTGCCAGAACCTTAAAGTCCCGGCGTAGACGATTGAGCTGAGCTCTCTTCACTCGAGCATTACCTTGACACTTCATCTCAAATGAATGCTTTATATCCTAGCACACTAACTATGCCAATGACACTATATAATGCCCAAAAGAAAAGcgtaaaaataacataaaaaaaagatGTAAAcaaaatggaaaatgaaaatagaaattaTTAAATTTCAGTATACATGTCCCCAAAAAACAGAAATAATAAAAGTTTGTgagagataaaaataaaatgcagTCGTTAAAACATAGGAAGAAAATGTACCGGGAACAAGTAAAATAAATCAAGACATTAGAGGACAAGGTAACGATGTAGTAATATTGGCTCGAGACTAGCGATGCCACTCATCACAAATAGCTATGGATGTCCGACgatgttattttttattcatttggttAAACATGTTAAGCTAATGAACTCACGTCAACATGTTTGATATACGAGTCATGTTGTGTCAACCCGTTTAATAAATAGATGTAAGGGATAACCCTTATGACAAGTCAACTTATTTTGACAAACCTTAATTAGCCCCCAACACTAACTAAATCTACCtctaaacttaatatttatGAAAAGACTTTGTGTTAAATGAAAAAATCATGTATAATTCGGAAGAAAACATGTTCTTTTAATTACTAAAAAAATCCCTCAAACATATTCTTTAAGCAAAACATGttcttttaaattaaacttATCAAACTAAACTAAGTGGATATCTTGTTATGGGTACTTATTAGTAATAATGTAGAATTTGTGACTTTAAATGAACCAAATAAAATAGTTGTGACCTATATGGTATAAATTGATCTTTTATGACTATAGTGAAACATTTACACAAGTTTGATCACCAGTTGTACATTAAACTCTATGCATCTTAGTAAGTAGAAGTAAGCTACTAGTTAGAATTTTTTGTTAGACCCTTACTAATCAGGGCTTTGATATACTCATTGGAATCTATTCTAAGTAagagaatttatatttttttgaaataaatcaGGATAATGTTGTAACgattgaaaataataatttgttcATACAGAGGTAATAGAGATTGAAATTCGCTATGAGAATTTTTTACTAGAGACAAGTCGTTGCTATTTATTGAATTTCAAagcataattattatctatgataaattaattaataacaataTCCATCATCTAGTAAGAAGGAAGCaaactttaataaattttattggaGAAACAATggcaatttttctttttttttttctcaaacatTCGTGTTAGAATAACCTAACGCGGCTAAAACTGCCTCTAcaaattaatatttatcaaaagaATTTGTTTTAAACGAAAAAATATGTATAATTGGGAATGACCAAAaatttaagggataaggtagtaaaataggtctatggtttttgggaagtatcaatttaggttccacgtacaaaatagcaccaatataagcttaacgtttaaaaaatgtataaatttaggcctcaagaaaagattggatAAGTCATTCTTATTACTCggttaagttttgatttctccctccacgtacaatcgacagaacttaacggagtaatatcaatgacgtgtctcgttccgttatcgagtCCTATTTTATATATGGaggctaaattgatatttcccaTCCCAACATTTAAACATTTAAACTCATTCACttacaaaagaaagaaaaagaaaaaactaagGATTATGATGATCTTCTCCCCATAAAACAGCATATATATCTCTAGCTACTGCCGTTGCATCTCTTGATATGCCATTCAAACCGTTCCAAGAAAAGCCAACGCAGTAGCTTCTATTTTCACCCTTCCAATGCTTAGGAGATGGATTTTTAGGCATGCTCTTCTCATTCATAATGTAATGGTAATCCTGCATATCACATATTAACAAAcatcaaaatcacattttttttatataacaatttaagTTCCAAAATGTTAGAACCTACCTTAAGCCAAGTATTAGCCACACTCTTGTAGCCTGTAGCGAACACCATTACATCAAAATGTTGTGTGGTACCATCAGAGAACTCAACCATGTTCTCTTTTATGCTCACCATCTCAGGAACAACCTAACCCccaaaaaaacttataattactaTTGTTATAAGCAGTAGAAAATTGAGttctattaataaattattgtaGCCTTTTCTTTTCAGTTTTACCTTGATTTCCTTAGAACGGATCTTCTGAACTGTTCCAACATCAATAACAGGAGTTCTTCCTGTTATGACCTTATTAGAGAAAGGGCCTAAAGATGGTCTTTGAATTCCATAAGAAGACAGATCTCCATACTTGAATCTTGCCCACAATGTTATAAGAGCATCCACGTATTTCATAGGAATGTAGTTCAGCAGCTCCATTCCTAGATATGCCATCTCCCTTGTCATAACATGAAACTGAGTATTTGGggggaaaaaataaaatattcaaGCATTAGTACATGTCCAGtaaaaagataatatatttttttctgtaAACAAAATAACTTACAGGGCTCCTAATAACAATTGATGGATTTGCTCCATGATTTGAGAGATCAAAACTGATCTCCATCCCAGAGTTTCCACAGCCAACAACCAAGACTTGTTTGCCCTGGAACTCATTTCCACTTTTATATTCGTTGGAGTGAATTACCTTTCCAGAAAAACTCTCCAACCCAGGAACCCTAGGGATGAAACCCACATTATTTTGACCAGAAGCTATTACTATAAATTTAGAGTAATATACTTCAGTTTCATTAGAAGCTAGATTACTAGCCTCAACTTTCCACTTCCCAGAACACCCATCAAAAGATGTTGATTCCACACAACGGTTGTACATAGGGTTTATGTGGTTTTTGGCAGTGTAATTGTCTATGTATTCAATGAATTTAGATTTGGGCATGAAAGTTGGTGTTTCAGAATCATGGGGTGCATAGGGAAGTTGGCAAAATTTCTTTGCCAAATGGAGATGAACACAGTCATATGAATGATATCTCCAAAGAGAAGCAGAACAGTTCTCTTTTTCTAGGATGATGTTTTTAATGGAAAGATTGTTTAGGCAAGCAGAAGTAGCAAGACCAGCAGGTCCAGCACCAACAATGATCACAGTGGTTGTTGCCATTTCTGAACTTTGAAGGAATAGGTTTTTTTTCTGCAgtaaagggttaaggtgtaggAGAGAAGGTGGGGGAGATTACACTTCTTATTAGCCTTATTTATAGCTGAGGGAGAGAATATGAATTGTGAAATTACACTCATAACCTTCTCAAAATGACTACCTACgagttacatctattgagaataaaatgagggaaaaccgactaagttGGTTTGGAGGACTTAAGAGTGGCAAAGTGATGTAGTGGTGagaggtaggggaagacctaagcaaacttggaagatggtgatcgagagtgatatgagtttattggacattgaggaaaatatggtagtaaATAGGACAGAGTGTAGGgggagaatttgtgtcgctgacatgaTTTGATTTCAccgttttatatgatggttcatgttagccggcCCGGAATCATTTcgagactaaggctttgttgttgttgttgttgctgcgGCAAAATTcaagcaatatcaattttacacttatttaatagaaaatttgaacggATAGGTTCGACCGTTATCTGATGGTAATATCCGAACTTCCAAATAAGGTTGTCGATTTACGTACATTTTTTGTTGGTTAATTGTAACTATATTAAcacattaaacattttatatactttggaaaaaaattatgattaacttatatgtgtCGGCTTAGTTGTAGtatttaaacattttttttgtaactaatacattaaatatgttttatatacaattgatgtttggaatgtctgatgtaatagttaaataacaatcaaatcAGCATTTTGAAATTTTTGCTAACATAcgagtaaaattgatcttgattgaaaatattagggataaatttataaaattttatatgttagggCCAAATCTACACTTATCCGAAAATGTGATAGTCAAATTTGGTACTCATCCCTACAAGAATTTCAAAAAGCTTATGAGAATTAAATAATAAGCTTATGAGAATTAAATATAGTATctcaaataaaaaattgtatTGTTATTATGaacaataataagaaaaatgaTAAGTTTGAAAACATTACAGATACAAAACTGTAGTTTCAAGATATATTTTAAATCAATTTTATAAGTCTTTAAAAAAACTCAattttataagtaaaaatagtGTATATATTTTTGAGAGATAATAATAcgggtaaattataaaattggattatttacatatttatacTCATTACACGACCTATTATAAATCTATACTATTATTATGATTTGGAAAAAGTGTATAAAATCAACATTTCAAGAACTTAAGATCTAATTTAAGTGGCTGGAAACTTTTAACCAttcaaatcaattttaattggtTATTCTGTCTTATTCATATGGTAGAAACCACACCccgatttcattttattttatttttttagtagttctttaataaaaataataataatgaataaacaaattgaaatgtTTATTATGAAAACAACATCGAGTTCTTCGCAAAAAAAACAACATTGAGTAATTTTATAATAAAGATTATATTAACTATCTACAATAACATTAAATGACAAAAGTGTCCCTAGTCTTTAAAGTAAATAACAAATTATTACAATTTACTATATTTTTTTCGATCAAACAATCtactatattaaatacaatTGTCTTTCAAAATTCACAGATagaataaaatatgattttagacaagttcatgTATATATACTGAGCAAATTTAAATGTCAATAGATTACCAATTAGGTTGGCTTGAGTAGTTAAGGACATCAAGTCGCTTAAGTTAGATCTCAAATTCGAGTCAGGATCTACCTAAAAGGGGTCTGACGAGTATCGAATTGAAAAATCAGATAAACTATCAAAAAAATTCCAATAAATtattaagcaagtttagagagaaaaataaaggtTCTACTTCGATcggttaaatatatattttttaattttaattttctagttttagatttttcttttccttgttttaaaatggtaaaaaaacatcactaaactctcgatctttcatttttaaGTATACTAACCCTTgattcttttactttttttttatcacattaagACTTTAATTATCAAATTGGTTAGTTGTGAATATCTAATACAGTTAAATAAAAGTGTTACTAATTTTATCTATGTTTGAAATGTATTTTTTACAGCTCAAAATAAGGTTTTTAGAGTTTTCCTATAGCCACATCACATATTAAAAACTGTTTCGAActgttaaaattaaaattttctaaCACAGTTGAAATGAATAACACTCTGTCAATCGAGTTTTATATtgagaaaataaaagattagtAGCTTAATATATCTAATTAAAAAATCAAGGGCTAAATGTACTAAAAGAATAAAAGGTAAAGGCCTCAAAATAATTTTTGCCATTTTAAATTTTCAGCTAACCCGGATTTCCTGTTTGTCTGCATGTAAAAGCTTTAGTTgtctttttggtttttttttgcaAATCAGTTACATGCACAAAAATCCAAAAAGAAATTGATCAGGAAGTTACAcgtaaaataaagatacttaaAAAAATACGGCCATATTGGTCATGTTCTAATGTTAGCGACTGAAATGGTCGCGAAGGAGTTCTAATTTCGTAGAATAAAGATACTTAAAAAAATACGGTCATATTGGTCATGTTCTAATGTTAGCGACTGAAATGGTCGCGAAGGAGTTTTAATTTCGTAGAATAAAGATACTTAAAAAAAAGACacctaaaacaattcaattAAGTACATTTAAATTTGGAGTTTTAGAGGTCGAAATAAGGGTTTTAGAGTTTTTTTATAGTCATATCACATATTAAAAACTATTCcaaaatgttaaaattaaaaatttataacacagttgaaatgaataacactttgttaatcaaattttatattcagaaaataaaaaatcaatagCTTAATAtgtctaaataaaaaataagagctaaatgtactaaaaaaaataaaagatagaggccttaaaataatttttaccaTTTAAAATTGGCAGCTAACCAAGGATTTCCTCTTTCTCTGCATGTGAAGGTCTTTGttgtctttttgtttttttttcaaatcagTTACATACACAAAAATCCAAAAAGAAATTGAGTAGGAAGTTACCCCGTACAAATAATAGGAAATCTTTGATTAAATTACAATCATGGCAACTTAATTTTCCCTCATTTACCTTTTAGtatttaaactattttttttaaagaaaaatatatcaaCTTAAATTGACACGACAAATAGAGTATATATCCTCTGATACAAATCGGttaatcattaaaaatatagataaattataattatggtacctaaactttacTTTTTACACACTTAGATACGATCATAATGGTCATATTCTAATATTAGCGACCGAAATGGTCGCAAAGTAGTTTTAATTTTGTAGAATAAAGATACTTAAGAAAACACACCTAAAACAATTCATTTAAGTACACTTAAATTTGGAGTATATCTTATTGATAATGTTGTTATAATCAGATCAGAAATTAAATTGGATTTTTAGTTGGATCAAATGTTATTTAGTTCAACCAAATGACTCAGTTTATCAGACTAAAAGACttaataaataatatgttataaaaaaatagtgcaaatttaatcatatcatttttttagatgtgcaaatttacccttaacgtataaaatagtgcaattttatccataatattGCCAAAAAGAAGACTAATTCTATCTATGTGTAACAGAAAATTTAAATAGACATGTTACTACTATTTGATTCGTTATTTAATTATTGCATCGGACCTTTCAAACATTAATTATGCCCAAAATATTTATCTTGTTACTAACCTAGTTAcaaacaacatttttttttattctatgGCAAAGATTGTGAGAATTAAATATagtatttcaaataaaaaaatttattgttattatgaacaataataagaaaaatgaCAAGTTTGAAATCATTCCAGGTACAATGTTGTTGTTCAAGATATATTTTAAATCAATTTTATAAAGTCttttaaaaaatcaattttataagtaaaaatagtGTATATATTTTTGAGAGATa of the Euphorbia lathyris chromosome 7, ddEupLath1.1, whole genome shotgun sequence genome contains:
- the LOC136200446 gene encoding probable indole-3-pyruvate monooxygenase YUCCA10; this translates as MATTTVIIVGAGPAGLATSACLNNLSIKNIILEKENCSASLWRYHSYDCVHLHLAKKFCQLPYAPHDSETPTFMPKSKFIEYIDNYTAKNHINPMYNRCVESTSFDGCSGKWKVEASNLASNETEVYYSKFIVIASGQNNVGFIPRVPGLESFSGKVIHSNEYKSGNEFQGKQVLVVGCGNSGMEISFDLSNHGANPSIVIRSPFHVMTREMAYLGMELLNYIPMKYVDALITLWARFKYGDLSSYGIQRPSLGPFSNKVITGRTPVIDVGTVQKIRSKEIKVVPEMVSIKENMVEFSDGTTQHFDVMVFATGYKSVANTWLKDYHYIMNEKSMPKNPSPKHWKGENRSYCVGFSWNGLNGISRDATAVARDIYAVLWGEDHHNP